The genome window aaataccacaaatcctgctgatggcaagttagcaccaaagtgggaaggcccctaTCTTATTGAAGcagaggcaggaaagggggcatatcgattattaacaatggaaggtgatttgctaccaagagcttggaatgttgtCCATTTGAAGAGATACTTTAGTTtaaaggatctaggatccttggCCATCTTCATATCTGGTATACATTAAGGATCCTTAGAGGATATATGATCCTCGTTCCGGTAATGATCTGGTTCTAATTTATTTAATcctttaatttaatttattacaaggagaaggatccaggatccttaatcCTTTTTCACTTAGTTCTGAGTTTTGCAGAAGTTGATGCATCCTTGACAAAGGATTAAGTATCCACCGAAGTCTCCTAAGTTTTATGGGCTTCTCCCCAGTtttttgggtttatccccagttttttgggcttgtctcCAGTTTAAGGTATCTACTACCTTCGCTAGTAGCGCACGATTATCCTGGTGCAGTTAAAGGCAATAGGACCAGTACCTgatttaggggctgacaatttcattgtagtGGCTGTATTCAAGATCCTAAGTATAATGGTAGATGTACCATACAtacgttcctaaggtttctaacgttttcacgttagctaagattttggcattttcatgtcactaagtttggatagtcgccagtaagggccatactccagtttacacaagattctttgggcttgtccccagttttttgggcttgtcccttgttttttgggcttgtccccagttttattgggcttgtccccagattgttgggcttgtccccagttactaacttttcCTTTTAcagttggcttagtcccaagttatgttccatttcaGGTTTCCAAAGCTAAACGGTTAAGGATGCTGGATCCTAACCTTATATGAGGGTTTGTCTTTTGGTTATCACAATTGTAAGTATCAAGtatttaggatcctaacttggattctctggtatGATCCTTATTTACtatcgcaacccccgtccccctatACAGATATGGGAACGAGTGGCCgcagccagtttcggtggtatcgggtattgtctaatttggcagcggaatttttcatcaggaccgtagttaggaaatattttatcagagtaaaatacaaCACTTTCATactattaaacacatgggataaaacccaagttttaagtacacacattttcatgggaataaatcctatttttatttaataaaaacatctatttcttttaggtaactttattgccacttttccaagccttcagtgttgtccagctagcttctatttggctttcacagtttgttacctgaaatgcgtttaaaaacattttgttagtgggaaatactggtgagtgaatcccagttcaatcaagttttaataaaaaccattgtacagtattgagggcggtctcgcaattatatttgtttccgagtcataccaattaccacccacggtactgtcagacctgacttgtaGAAATGTTACCCATCGCAAGGCAGTAactaattttgtatacaaaaccccaacataccgacgctaattgtatccttacaaatagtcaataactgtttaatatataattaattgtgtgaggttttgtaaaagcaatttgcaaaaaggagattactcacattgctgtcttagattatcctttagggATTCCTGGtaacaatctataaattacacaaatgcacacatgttagtataataacccattttaacattagtaataccctccccgagacgacattccaacgactatgtcgggcagaaccacgacagccgttacggaaccctagatcaatcgggcagagtatctaatacgtatccaggggttacgATACTTACAACGGAGTAGAATCTcattatttagggggtattatgcccgagtatAGTGCCTACTATAAGAAAGTTTGAGAGAGAAAGTCGAAATTTGAACGATCAGACTGAAGGCTCGAGCTCCAGCTTTATAGGGGTTGATTCTGCGttcgtcgcgccccgcgtagcccATAGCcagggccttcgcggcccgcgactaGGTGCGTAGGGCCTAGCTCTGATTCGTCACCCGGTATAGCTTTGCCACGTGGCGGCTTCTGGAGGAGGGCGGGTGGCCAGCCTCGTTGCGGCCCGCGTCGACTAAAGACAAGgggcgtcgcgccccgcgacaacccaattatttttctttttatttatttattaatattttaacatattttgggttcggttttcacatacggggtgtattttaagacatattgggatattttaaaatattttagggTATCGAAAATAtttcgagggtgtcggtttagggttgttatatcctccccaccttgttttagagctcgtcctcgaggtctactggaaaaggtgtggatatttcctttgtattcctgattcaagctcccatgtgtattcgggtcctcttttggagtcccattttactttgaccagaaataatctcttatgcttgaggttcttaactttcctgtcttcaatttgtagaggcctttctacaaatttgagttgttcatttacctctatgtccttaagaggtaccattagtgattcatcagctaagcatttcttgagattagatatatgaaatacatcatgtattcctgccatttcctctggcagttgtagctgataagctacaggtgctattcttctaataatcttaaaaggtccaacatacctgggacttagcttccctcttttgatgaatcttactactcctttccaaggagagactttcaacaacactttatctcctacttgaaattccaaaggtttgcgtctgttatcagcgtagctcttttgtcgatcacgtgctgctttcagtcgatccttgacttgaatgatcttgtcagttgtttcttgcactatctcaggtccagatagttgcttttccccaatttctgccgaacagactggggttcggcactttcgtccataaagtgcttcgaatggtgtaGCATTTATACTTGTGTGAtgactgttattataagaaaattctattaaaggtaagtgatcatcccaattacctccgaaatcaattacacaagctctaagcatgtcttccatcgtctgaattgtcctttcgctttgtccgtcagtttgaggatgataagctgtgcttagatttaacttggttcccattgctttttggaaacttgcccaaaaatgagaggtaaaacggctatctctgtcagaaacaattgataaaggtattccatgtaatgaaactatttcatttacatacaatttggctaattgttccatactgaaagtttccttcattggtaggaaatgagctgatttacttagcctgtctacaatcacccagattgtatcactaccttttcttgttttgggtaatttggtaacaaaatccattgttatcaattcccaatTCCACAATGGCATCTCTAACTGTTgcagcaatcctgagggtttctggtgttcatcTTTCACTTGTGAagaagttaaacatttagaaacataggctgctatatcctttttcattcctatcaaccaaaaattctttcttaaatcctgatacatcttatcatttcctggatgcatctTATATTTGGACTTAtaggcttcttctaatatacgatgacttaggtttcctaatttaggtatccacattcttggTTATGGAATCttcaaattccatctgttccttgttctaattccttaatcattccttttaatttttcagtatcatccttgattactgattcttgtgcttttctaatttgatcatttaaatctacttgtagatttaatttaagagaacgtacccttcttggcttttcatgatactttcggcttaaagcatcagccactacatttgcctttcctgcatgatactggatattacaatcataatcactaagaatctccatccagcgtctctgtctcatatttaactctttttgcccaaagacataccttaaacttttatgatctgtgaatatggtaatcttactaccataaaggtaatgtctccaaattttaagggcaaaaattatggctcctaattccaaatcatgggttgaataattcttttcatgattctcttaagctgtctagacgcataagctataaccttttgacgttgcattaatacacatccataacctaacttagaagcgtcacaatagactacaaaatcttcagttccctctggtaacgctagtatgggtgcgtgggttaatctttgcttaagaattctaaatgcttcttcttgttttggtccccattcaaacttaaaggatttacaggttaacttagttaagggaatggctattctagaaaaatctcgaataaatctccTATAATACCCGGCCAATCcaaagaaacttctaacctcggttggtgactcaggggttttccattgggtaattgcctcgatttttgtgggatccacatgaattccttcatggttaactaagtgtccaagaaactgtacctgctctaaccaaaactcgcactttgaaaatttagcataaagcttttcctttcttaatagacttagaagtgcgtgcaaatgctttgcatgatcctctttacttttagaataaatgagaatatcatcaataaaaacaattatgaatttatccaaatatggcttacatattctgttcatcatgtccataaatgcagctggggcattggttaaaccaaatggcatgacagtaaattcataatggccataccttgttctaaatgtggttttaggaatgtcctcttcctgtacctttatatttaattgatgatatcctgatcttaaatcgattttagagaaaaatcgagctccttgaagttgatcgaacagatcatcgatccttggtaatgggtaccgattcttaatcgtgaccttgttcaattcactgtagtcaatgcacatacgcattgaaccgtccttctttttgacgaacagtaTCGGTGCTCCCCGTGgagatgagcttggctgtatgaatcctttttccaacaattcgtctaactatttcttcagttcctgcatttcggctggtgccaaacggtaaggtgctttggcaatcggtgctgtccctggtagcagatggattctgaattcaacttctatGTCTGGCGGTtgccctggcaattcttctggaaatatatctgaaaactgagacactactggaatgtcttttagttcttttcctttagtattagtgattatagaaatcaaatacactaatgatccttttcttatatatatatatatatatatatatatgtatatttaacgGAAAATTTCATTGAACCAAACCCCGCTAACAAGAAGCTAGACGAGggaccaaacaaacaaacaaacaggaAAGGAAATTACAAATCAAAAGAGATCCATCTATTCCACTCGACATTTATCCTTTTAGCCTTATACTTAACCCAAAGGAAGCTGGACGATTTGACTTCGCCTTTAATGCCATCCACTTTAAACGAACCGTTGTTGAAGATGATGTTGTTTCGGGTTTTCAATAATGTCCAGCATGTCGTCGTAATGATAGCGTGGATCACTTGACGTTTATAACTTGAGCTGGTCGCTGAACGGTGAATCTCGAAGATATCACGAACTGAGGAGACATCAATTGGATCCAACCCACACCATCTACTTACCGCGTTCCAGATCACCGAAGCCACGTAACAGGACGCAAAAATGTGGTCCGCAGATTCGTTCGCCATATTGCATAAAGGGCACATTGACGGGCCAATTAATATACCTCTTTTTCTTAACACGTCGGCAGTCGGAAGCCAGTTTAGTAATAATCTCCACCCAAAAGTGTTAAGTTTAATAGGAACCAAAGGATTCCAATCCCACACTTCGACTTCCTCATCCGCATTCGAAGCCTGAATGATGGATTTCATGGAAGAAACAGTGAATGCCCCTGAAACATCAGCTTTCCATATCCATTTATCCACTCCATTGCCAAAATACATGCTTGTGACAATATTTTATAATGCGCTAATCTGGGTAACCATTTCCTCTTCCATAACATTTGATTTCCAATTCCATTCGCAAACCAAGCCACCTGCCACCTCTTTTAACCGATCGGCAACGCTACAATTTTTATTGGATTCAAGAGCAAATAATTCGATAAAACGGTCCCTTAACGGTTGGTCCCCCACCCAAATATCAAGCCAAAAACGTATTTTTGCCCGTCGCCCACCTTGCCGATAATAGACTTAGCAACCGACGCGTTGTTTTTTGCTAAGCTATTTTCCAAGTTCGCGATGGAAGCCCATGTACCCGTCAATTTTTTATTCATGGGTAACGTCGGCCAAGAACGGGGAGTGTAATGGAGAGCCGAAATTAAACGACGCCATAAGGAATTATCTTCACACCtgaacctccaccaccactttgAGAGAAGCGCGAGGTTCGCCGTCTTAAGAGAACCGAGGCCCAAACCTCCTTCGTCTTTCGGCTTTGTTACTTTCTCCCAAGCCACCCAAGCCATCTTCTTTTTATCCTCCGTCTCTCCCCAAAGAAACCTTCTTCGTTTGGCTTCCAATATACTTATCAATTTTTCGGGCGCTTTGTAAAGTGAGAAGAAGTAAGTTGGGAGACTTTCCAGCACTGTTTTCAGAATCGTTAGGCGACCTCCCATAGAAAGAGAGTTTGCCTTCCATCCCGAAAGCCGATTATCAAACATGTCGATCACTTTTTGCAAATTATTTATTCTGCTCATTTGGGC of Helianthus annuus cultivar XRQ/B chromosome 1, HanXRQr2.0-SUNRISE, whole genome shotgun sequence contains these proteins:
- the LOC110895432 gene encoding uncharacterized protein LOC110895432; amino-acid sequence: MYFGNGVDKWIWKADVSGAFTVSSMKSIIQASNADEEVEVWDWNPLVPIKLNTFGWRLLLNWLPTADVLRKRGILIGPSMCPLCNMANESADHIFASCYVASVIWNAVSRWCGLDPIDVSSVRDIFEIHRSATSSSYKRQVIHAIITTTCWTLLKTRNNIIFNNGSFKVDGIKGEVKSSSFLWVKYKAKRINVEWNRWISFDL